One Candidatus Kapaibacterium sp. genomic window carries:
- a CDS encoding PAS domain S-box protein codes for MNYQDKTKDELIIELERLQSEISKLKSISSSQSDEQVGDSAPSEGISDKYEYMFVHNPQPMWIFDIETLNFLEVNEAAINHYGYSREEFLSMTLKDIRPEEDIDLLIKKIEETRDTHNSSGGWRHLKKNGELIEVDIYAYTVSFHDKNARHVTINDITERSRAEEALRRTGKYYQTLIEKAPDGIVLVGLDGKINYASPSTLKIFGYEDNATLFPDPNESTHPDDLPYVLATIGEIFENPSKVSTIEYRFKNRDGSWNWIESTFTNQFAEPGIESLVINFRDISDRKKIEEALQKNIEIFSLFMELSPIYAFIKEVTPTSSRVLKASLNYVDMIGIQASEMVGKTMHELFPTELADKMTQDDWATVENGEVFQVDEEFNGRYYTSLKYPIKQGDKNLLAGYTIDITDRKKAENEITILAHALRSVNECISITDLEDNTIFVNESFLKTYGYDENELVGEKISVVRSSKNSEELVQEILPATLQGGWKGELWNRRKDGSEFLIQLSTTIIHDKDNKPFALIGVASDITEKKAAEEKFKENHELMRIAGEYAKLGGWSVNLENNLCYWSDIVAKIHEMPLGFSPSVEVGINFYAPEWREKIAESVKKCIEEGISYEEEMEIITSTGKRVWVKAIGVPVYDDKGRIFKIQGAFQDISNRKKAEELLIESELKHRLLIEQMQEGLLVVDNDDVIKFVNPMFCNIFGYEESELIGKIGYETLLLKSDKDLIIQKNLERQHGNPEQYELVMVKKNGEQIIVFMNAAPAFDKNGKVIGSMSTCKDITQSKKAEQELIKAKERAEESDRLKSAFLANMSHEIRTPMNGILGFAGLLKKPNLSGKEQMEFVEIIEKSGIRMLNIINDIVDISKIEAGLMEIRLAKTNINECLKEIYRFFKPEIESKGMKCDLFNSIEKQDAIIKTDKEKFMAILTNLVKNSIKYSHFGTIEIGCQFKDTPNNTELEFYVKDTGIGIPKERHEAIFDRFVQADIEDKHAFQGAGLGLSITKAYIEMLGGQIRVESELGKGSTFYFTLPYNPVNGSNKPIVKTIVEIPKKDEIANMKLLIVDDDATSFYLISRMMKKRAREILSADNAFDAVEICRQNPDIDIVLMDIKMPGLSGLEATQLIREFNKDVIIIAQTAYALAGDKERTLEAGCNDYIAKPILKSALMSIIQKHFTNKIMNLD; via the coding sequence ATGAATTATCAGGACAAGACAAAAGATGAGCTCATAATTGAGTTAGAACGCTTACAAAGTGAAATTAGCAAGTTGAAATCAATATCCTCAAGTCAAAGTGATGAACAAGTTGGTGATTCAGCTCCATCTGAAGGGATTTCGGATAAATACGAATATATGTTTGTCCATAACCCACAACCAATGTGGATTTTCGACATTGAGACACTTAATTTTCTCGAAGTTAACGAAGCCGCAATCAATCATTATGGTTATTCCCGAGAAGAGTTTCTTTCGATGACGTTGAAAGATATTCGTCCTGAAGAAGACATTGATTTATTGATAAAGAAAATTGAAGAAACAAGGGATACTCATAATTCTTCCGGTGGATGGCGACATTTAAAGAAGAACGGCGAATTAATTGAAGTTGACATTTATGCTTATACAGTGTCCTTTCACGATAAAAATGCCCGCCATGTAACCATAAACGATATAACCGAACGAAGCCGAGCCGAAGAAGCATTAAGACGTACAGGGAAATATTATCAAACACTTATTGAAAAAGCTCCGGATGGAATTGTATTGGTAGGTCTTGACGGTAAAATAAATTATGCAAGCCCTTCAACATTGAAAATATTCGGATATGAAGATAATGCAACGCTATTTCCTGACCCAAATGAATCAACTCATCCTGATGATTTGCCCTATGTACTTGCAACAATCGGCGAAATTTTCGAAAACCCTTCAAAAGTTTCAACAATTGAATATCGTTTCAAAAATAGGGACGGCAGTTGGAATTGGATTGAAAGCACTTTTACAAATCAATTTGCCGAACCGGGTATCGAATCTCTTGTTATTAATTTCAGAGATATAAGTGACCGCAAGAAAATTGAAGAAGCACTACAAAAGAACATTGAAATATTTTCTTTGTTTATGGAACTTTCACCAATTTACGCATTCATAAAGGAAGTAACTCCCACATCAAGCCGAGTGCTGAAAGCGAGTTTAAATTATGTAGATATGATTGGTATCCAAGCATCAGAAATGGTCGGTAAAACAATGCATGAGCTTTTCCCGACTGAACTCGCTGACAAAATGACCCAAGATGATTGGGCTACAGTTGAGAATGGGGAAGTTTTTCAAGTTGATGAAGAATTTAATGGTCGCTACTATACTTCATTAAAATACCCTATCAAACAAGGCGACAAAAATCTGTTGGCTGGTTACACTATAGATATAACTGACCGCAAAAAAGCAGAAAACGAAATCACAATTTTGGCTCATGCTTTAAGGAGTGTCAACGAATGTATAAGTATTACAGATTTGGAAGATAATACTATTTTCGTTAACGAATCATTTTTGAAAACTTACGGTTATGATGAAAATGAGTTAGTTGGGGAGAAAATTTCCGTCGTTCGTTCATCTAAGAATTCTGAAGAGCTTGTTCAGGAAATTTTGCCTGCAACATTGCAAGGCGGTTGGAAAGGAGAATTGTGGAATAGGCGAAAAGACGGCAGCGAATTTTTGATTCAACTTTCGACTACAATTATTCATGATAAAGATAACAAACCATTCGCACTGATTGGCGTAGCGTCTGATATTACAGAAAAAAAAGCAGCCGAAGAAAAATTCAAAGAAAATCATGAACTAATGCGTATCGCAGGCGAATACGCAAAATTAGGTGGCTGGAGTGTCAATTTGGAAAATAATCTCTGCTATTGGTCAGATATAGTTGCAAAAATTCATGAAATGCCTCTTGGTTTTTCGCCTTCTGTTGAGGTAGGTATAAATTTCTATGCTCCCGAGTGGAGAGAGAAAATTGCCGAATCAGTCAAGAAATGCATCGAAGAGGGAATTTCATATGAAGAAGAAATGGAAATAATCACTTCTACCGGAAAACGTGTATGGGTAAAAGCAATAGGTGTGCCCGTATATGATGATAAGGGTAGAATTTTTAAAATCCAGGGAGCATTTCAGGATATTTCTAATCGTAAAAAAGCAGAGGAACTATTAATCGAAAGTGAGTTGAAGCATAGGTTGTTAATCGAGCAAATGCAAGAGGGATTATTAGTAGTTGACAATGATGATGTTATTAAATTTGTAAATCCTATGTTCTGTAATATTTTCGGATATGAAGAAAGTGAATTAATTGGGAAAATTGGATATGAAACGCTTTTGTTAAAGTCAGATAAAGATTTAATAATCCAAAAGAACTTAGAGAGACAACACGGCAACCCTGAACAATACGAATTAGTCATGGTGAAAAAAAATGGCGAACAAATAATAGTATTCATGAATGCTGCACCGGCTTTTGATAAAAACGGAAAAGTCATAGGCTCGATGTCCACTTGTAAAGATATAACGCAAAGTAAGAAAGCAGAGCAAGAATTAATCAAAGCCAAAGAACGAGCAGAAGAAAGCGATAGGCTCAAATCAGCATTTCTTGCTAATATGAGTCATGAAATCAGAACACCTATGAATGGAATTCTGGGTTTTGCAGGATTGTTGAAAAAGCCGAATTTGTCCGGAAAAGAGCAAATGGAATTTGTCGAAATTATAGAGAAAAGTGGTATAAGAATGCTAAATATTATAAATGATATTGTTGATATATCGAAAATTGAAGCCGGACTTATGGAAATTCGTTTAGCAAAGACTAATATCAACGAGTGCTTGAAAGAAATCTATAGATTCTTCAAACCCGAAATTGAAAGCAAAGGAATGAAATGTGACTTATTCAATTCCATCGAAAAACAAGATGCCATTATCAAAACTGATAAAGAAAAATTTATGGCTATTCTTACTAATCTTGTCAAAAATTCGATTAAATATTCTCATTTCGGCACTATTGAAATCGGTTGCCAATTCAAAGATACTCCAAATAATACAGAACTTGAATTCTATGTAAAAGATACCGGAATAGGAATCCCAAAAGAAAGGCACGAAGCTATTTTTGACCGATTTGTCCAAGCAGATATCGAAGATAAACATGCTTTCCAAGGAGCGGGTTTGGGATTATCTATCACCAAAGCATACATTGAAATGCTCGGTGGGCAAATTCGTGTAGAAAGCGAATTAGGCAAAGGTTCGACTTTTTATTTCACTCTTCCATATAATCCCGTCAATGGAAGTAATAAGCCTATAGTTAAAACGATTGTCGAAATACCTAAAAAGGATGAAATAGCAAATATGAAATTATTAATAGTTGACGATGATGCAACCTCATTTTATTTAATTTCCAGAATGATGAAGAAGCGCGCTCGGGAAATACTTTCAGCTGACAATGCTTTCGATGCCGTTGAAATCTGTCGCCAAAATCCTGATATT